From one Triticum urartu cultivar G1812 chromosome 3, Tu2.1, whole genome shotgun sequence genomic stretch:
- the LOC125549042 gene encoding uncharacterized protein At2g34160-like has protein sequence MQAVRPSAREEAVEQLHAQAMGESEAQEVREVVKAVEEEAPEEKEVAVVGEQKAAHAEVEADEMEVEADIEAEAGVSAKKNRIQVSTNKKPLYFYVNLAKRYMQNYDEVELSALGMAIGTVVTVSEILKNNGLATEKKILTSTIGTKDESKGRLVRKAKIEILLCKSENFNSIMSNKKSHKSVDDEMKV, from the exons ATGCAAGCGGTGAGGCCGTCGGcgagggaggaggcggtggagcaACTGCATGCGCAGGCCATGGGGGAGTCGGAGGCGCAGGAGGTCAGGGAGGTGGTGAaggcggtggaggaggaggcgcctgaggagaaggaggtggcggtggTGGGAGAGCAGAAGGCCGCCCATgccgaggtggaagccgatgAGATGGAGGTGGAGGCGGATATTGAGGCTGAGGCTGGGGTGTCGGCCAAGAAGAACCGGATCCAGGTGTCCACCAACAAGAAGCCGCTTTACTTCTACGTTAACCTCGCCAAG AGGTACATGCAGAACTATGATGAGGTTGAACTCTCTGCTTTGGGGATGG CCATTGGCACTGTGGTGACTGTATCGGAGATCCTAAAGAACAATGGTTTGGCCACAGAAAAGA AGATCCTGACATCAACAATTGGCACCAAAGATGAGTCGAAGGGGCGACTCGTCCGTAAAGCCAAG ATTGAGATCCTGCTGTGTAAATCAGAGAACTTCAATAGCATCATGTCCAACAAAAAATCACACAAGTCTGTTGACGATGAGATGAAGGTCTGA